In Myotis daubentonii chromosome 11, mMyoDau2.1, whole genome shotgun sequence, the genomic window gtttaaaaaagtaataatatgaagtgatatgaaaaaatagcaaataaagtttcaaaacatataatagagaattgaaatgcataaatacgccactatatatttatatactgtatatgaggcccctagaaccatatggaatgcaaaaaattcactgttaactcattctcaaattgcctcccttaaaaattaaattgcccccttgtggggcgtgtgccccacattgggaaccactgactTAGTATGTGGAAAACTCTGGTAAATACCACTTAATTAACAAGCACTCATAAATTTGAGTTCACTGGCTATGTTATCTCATTGAATCTTAAATATGGTTGATACCAATTATCCTTTGATAGAAGGCTAAAGGAAAAGACAAATCACTTCAAATTGCATAAATTTCTatacataaaacttaaaaataagttCTTAGTGTTTAAAGATGGGATACcataattctaaaaatatttatggcATAATCTTTAAGGTATTAACAATGacacaaatctatatatataaaaagccggGGACTGGAATGACCAGGCAACTGGTTGCTATgccacccactgcagccagtgaacCGCCtgaacagggggtggggccggccagccaatcactagcagcccctcccctcagctgggcCAACCCTAATGGGGCAATTGGGGCCGACTGGGGCAGGCCTGGCCCCGATCCACCCCATttggggccgggccagccagaccccacccatgcacaaatttgtgcactgggcctctagtttaaaaataaaacagaacagctTATATTTTGACTCAAGTGACATTTTGCAGGAGagaaaaatgcattattttaattttggtatttaatataaaattggagtagggaggaaaagaaatcattcattcaaaaatagttAACTTTTATCAGTTACTTTAGGATATCATTGAATACCAATATTACTAAAAAGTCAACAACCAAAACTGCTACTATTCAGTTAATGCTTTCCCAAATAACAAAATTTACCTGGCTCATGAATCATGTAATGAACCCAGCCAAGACTCTGTTGGACACCAAGTCTCCTCCACTCCTCTTCTGACATCAGATGGGTTTTGGGTACTTGTTTGGAAAGTTCTCTGGGTAACATGACATGCCTGTTGAAAGACAACCAATGTAACCAAGTATTAGTGTTCTGTTTGTAAATAAATATGCCTTTTTTACAATTATGATCACTTTACACATGCATCTTTAGAATACTTAAAATTTGAGTTTTTTTGTCCTCAATGTTCTTGAAAGCATATTATGTGAAATGGTGTCTATCGTGAGGACTATAATCTCCACTACCTTTAATTCTGATGTTAGGAAGGTAAGACTATGCAGTCCAAACCTAGAAGGCATTTTATTTAGGATTTCTTTTTCCCCAGCAGAGGTTTGCTAGTTGTCTCAATGTTCTTCAGGAATAGGACCCCTATAACTAAACTGGACATACactcatgaaaaaaataaaataaaaattgagatttCCTTGCAGCTATCTCTGGTCATGTGACTAAGTCCTGGGCAATAGGCTATAAGCAGAAAATAGACAATTTATGGAAAGTGTCCTCAAAAGCAAAAAACGTGCccaattctttttctctttcctgttgaTTGTGAAGCAGACTGACCTGATCGGGGAGGAGCTACAGAAGCCATCTAAGACCACAGAAGCAACTGCAAATTGAAGATGGTCTCTGATTAGAGCTATCACCTGAGCCTCATGTAGCCttttacataaggagaaaaaaaagcctCATTTGTTAACAGTTAATTTGGGTTTCCTATTACTCAACATTGTAGATCTGTAGTAGATACAAATCCTTGTATACTCCAGAAAATGCTTTATACTTCGTTTAGaatcaaaagcaaaaaaacactTCAGCTTTCCATTAAGTTACTGACTTACACCCAAaacttgtttgtgtgtgtgttttttttaggaAGGCATGCAATATTCTTCTGTCAAAACATACCAATACATCTTTGCTAAATTCTTAAACACAAACcttcactcctcctcctcctcctcctcaattgtaataaaattatctttatagtATTTCTATACCTGTGAATCATAGCTTGGGGGTGAGAAGGGGCAATCTGATTACTTTCTGGCGCACAGGAAAAGTGAACCCATCCATAAGACTAATCTTTCATCAACCTAGACTGTGGGTGGTTTGTTAAGTACCaatttcatattatttaaataacaaaagtGAGCCTAATACAGTTGTATTATGTTGTTAGACTGTCATGAGGTCAAGCCAAATTATGCTTACTATCATAGTTGGTTAAAATTTCACCAATTCCTGTGAACTACATGGTGATCAATACCAGCTACCTCCATTCACTCCTAAAATGCTGCTTTAACATCTACTTTTAAGGTTTTGCAAATAACCAGTTATCTTATTTCTATCACATTGTTAGTCTCAAAGAAAATTTTGCACTAACTAGATCTGTACAGTGggtccttgacttacgagtgtcccgactaacgagtttttttgagataccagctgtctctcagccgattttttgcattgagttgatagagtaatttgagttaacgagctccgaGCTCAGtttcggaacgaattaaactcgtaagtcaaggccccactgtactcttaTTAAGTATACCTACATAAATGTATCAACATGTTATTTAGAAAAAAGTGACAACCCCTACCTTCTCCAGAAACCATAGAAACAGGCTCACCATCAAGATGTTTGATTATAAAGGAACAATTTATAATAAGTAGCTTCAAACTAGTAAGAAAATTCTACCTATAGTTCACTTCATGGAGATGTTTTCTAACTATGTGTAAGAAAAATTACTTCCAAAACTCAATGTTTACTTCAGTATTATGGGCTTTTCATGGAGGAAAGTAAAGACAAATATAAACAACAAAGGTGCTACAAAATGCAATTCGAAAGTAGTTGTggatgggatttttaaaatactaacatACAGCGTTTATAAATTTAAATCCATACAATCTTATAATACTTGTCCCAAGTGTTACTTAACAGAACTAAGCCTTGAAGTTCATTGACAAAGTTAAgtaaaagaaataggaaattgccttagccggtttggctcagtcaacAGAATATTGGCCTACAGACCAAAaggtccggggttcaattccgACAAGGgaacatccctgggttgcaggctctatcccccgccctggtcggggcgtgtgcaggaggcaaccagttgatctctcacattgatctttctgtctctacccctaccttccactctctccaaaaatcaagggaaaaatatccttgggtgaggattaataaaatttttaaaaatttaaattaactttttttaaaaaaaggaaattaagtttgcattcacaaaagaaaaaaaaatcaaagatgtaGATAATTGCATACTGGCAAAAATAAACACTTGAAATCCACATTGCATGCTGCACCACCATATACAAACTTCCCTAGAATCACACCTCTGATTGTATTACTAATTATCGATGTGCCTTTAGAAGTATCTCTGAAGATTAATCACGGTTCTGCTCCTATAAAGGCAAGTGGCTTGGTCAAGAAAGATCGTCATCTTTAATTAATAATGGTTTAGAATAGATCACTTCAATTATGACAGGATTTTCTTCTACAGATTAATACACACAAACCACCAAGTAAATTCGGCTTATTTAGTGCTCAATGATTGTTGGTTTATTGAAACTAAAAAGTAAACTACTGCCAGAAGACCCAAAAAAGGTCAGTTTACTTGGAGCCCTGTTTCAGAATTAATTTTCCAGGTTTAGATGGGTAATACGGTTTCCATTCTGCCCATTACTGTCTATGGCCGCTGGGCTTTGTGCCATCATATCACAGGAAACTGTGTAGTATGTAGTTACTATGTAAAAATAAGATAATCAACTTCCTATTTATATCCAGAACGGCAGCGTCTTCTGGTTGGAGAATAGGAAACAATGCAGGATTACTAATCTCTAAAACTCTCCGCTTTTCTTCTAAGAATATAATTTCCCAGGAGAGAGCGATGCGCCGAACACACTGTCCTTTCTTCCTGACCAGCCTTCTCAGCGATCCAACTGGAAGGGCCGCGGGCGAGGCTCCCGGCGCTCCCGGAGGGCGGGTCGCCGAGGCCTCGGGAGCCACGCCCCAGGAGGGCAGACCAGCCAACGGAAGCCGCGTTCCTGCCTCCCGCAAGGCCAGGTGCTGATTTCACAGATTAACTTAGCAACCAAGACTCCGCACCCCAGCTCCCCCACAGCGAAGTGTGGCCGGAGCACCGGCTGGAAAAGGCGCCCGACGTCCACCCGAGCTCTCAGTTTAGTCAGAAAAGCAAGCCCCTTGAATAATTCCCTCGGTCACCATGGCTAACGCTCTAAACGCTACGTAGGTCACCCAATAAACACTTTCAAACCCCAATCAATGCCAAGTTTTCGGGGGTTCCCCCTCAAGGTCACTTTTAGTATCATtaacagcaaaagcaaaaaaacacacacaaaaaacccccacgTATTTCCTCTACGTAAACGGAGCCCAGAGGGCCGACGCGCCAGAGGCCGAGGACCCGTCTGGCTTTAAGGCGGCGGCTTCGCACCAGAAGCCGCCCGGTCCGCGCCCCTGCCTCAGCCGTTTCACCCACCGAACAAAGAGCGGCGGCCGGTGCGGCCTgcgcaggagaggagaggggcgcTCGGCCCGACCAGCCCCCACTCAGCTCCCGGCGGACCGCAGCCCGACTTCCGGCCTCACCGAGCCGGCGGCCGCCCTAGCTGAGGAGCCCGCGGGCCGGCGCTCACCGGTACTCGTAGTGCTCGTCGAAGTACTTGTCTGAGTAGTAGATCTGCTTGTGGGCCATCCTGCCAGCAGAGGAGCGCCGCGGAGGGCAGCCACGGGGCGGGAGCAGCGGGCGCAGCGAACCAACCGTCCGCGTCCGGCCGAGGAAACGACTCGACTGCAACCAACCGACCACAAGCGGAACGATCTCGGTTTGAATCCGACAGCCCGCCGCTGATTGGAAGGCGACGCCGACCAATCACCTTTTGTGCAAAATGCGGTAAGGCGGAGCCGGCTGCCAACCTATCGGCACCGCGACTCCGCGACGTAGACTCCCAGGATCAGCCACTCAGAAGCCTGTTGCGAGGTTACCCCAGGGAAGAAGTAGATGATTGGCATGGCCTGGAGGCGGGGCGCTCCCTTACGTAAGAGCGTATGGAAGGGCGGAGACGGGGACGTTGAGGGCCCCAGGGCGCGTGCGTAGGGGTTTAGAACGTTCCTGGTCCGCGGTGCCGTTAGGCCGGCGAACCTGCGGGCGGAACTGGTGAGATGTCGCGAGGTTTGGCGAGACCGGGGCGGGGCTGCCCGCCGAGCCGTCGCTGGTGGGCTGGCGCAATACCCGGATGCCTGGCCGGGGTGGCGTGCCCCAGGTCTGTGGGAGGTGGGCGAGCAGCATGGCCACGCTAGACCGAGGGAAGCCCgggctgggggagagaggagaccAAGTGGGTTTGGTGGTAGGGGCGCGGGGAAGCCCAGGTTGTGCCGCGGGGGACGTTCCCGCAGGCGGCCCGGTGGAGCGCTGGCGCGGAGGCgggcccagcccagaggccaggcGTTGGGAAAAGGTGTTCCCGTGCCGTGCGCACCTGGGATAGCAGCCCCGAGGGCAGGCATGTATGTGGGTGCTTTTCTAGTGTCGGATCCTAAAATAATGCTTACTGTGGGCGGGAAGGGTCAGGCtcaggaaggcctgcatggccgtCTCGCAAACGCAAAGACCAAATGAACCAggaaggatggtctgaaattaacaCTTCAACGAAAAGCAGTTCCTAGGGGCAGCCCCGTCCTAGGCCGGTACCTGCCCGACAAAGGCCAGTATCTTTAACCGAGCCGATTGTCTGCGTCTAAGGTAACGTACCTGTGGGCGGTCAGGGTCACTTGTCAATCCCCttttccggacccctcagggcaaaaCCAAGtgtgcctgggggcctggggccgAGACCTAAAGACCTAAACCCCGTCATTGCTGCTGTCATCAAGGTAAATGTTGACTGTCAGCCGTCCCGCGCCCACCCAATGCCAGAGGTGCCCCCTTGCTTCCGCCCCTAATCCGTCACCCGGACTGCATGGAGCCCACCCGCCTCTCCCCCTCCGACTGAATGTGCACAACAAGGCGAAACACCGCCAGTCCTTCCTTGAGACTGCTCCCTGGCAGTTGTCGACAGTTTGGCCCAAATAAACGCACAAAAagtctttacaggtttgaattgtgtgtgttttttaagttaaCACTTATGTACATTGAGATTGAAAGTGttgtgggtttttgtgtgtgtgttttaacttcTTAGCTCTTAGTATTGAAACCTAAGTAAAGttgctggaagaaaaaaaaagccaagatgTATAGTGGTTCTTTTTAGGTAAGGGACGTGAGCATTTTAGTATTTTTCACGTTTCCCAAATGAGCATGTGTTACTTCGTAGTACCTGGAGCTTGATTCGGCTTCAGTTGCACAGGTGAGAGCACAGATGGGcccgcacccccagccccagggggcctccccccagccttccctcctcgGGCCTCCCGGTGCCCAGCCCCTGCTGGCCCTGGCAGGCCCGCCGGGCTCTGGTCCGCCCCACGTGGGCTGTGGCCACTTGCCATAGCCGGTGGAGAGGCCTGCCTTGTTCGCCACCCTGTATCCAGAACAGCAGGCCCTGGCACGCGATGAGCACTGAATTTTAAGTAACGGTGATGGACGCCTCAATAACTGGGCGTCATTCTGTGCTGTAAGGGTGGAGATGTGAATAAACTGCTAAGGGAGGTGATTAAGGAAGTCACGAACTTTCTGGCAGACGCTGGGAAAGAAAAGCTTCCTCGGAGATGTATTTTTGGAGAGATGTATCGGGGAACATTTCAATCAGAAAAGTGCAATAGTATAATCAAATCCTGTGTACCAATTACTCAGGTCAGCAATAAACGTTTGCCCATCTTGTTTCATCTATTTCCCTCTTTTTTGATAGAATATCTTTAAAAAGATCCCAAACATAATGCCCATTTACTCTGAGATGGTACTTTTGTGCCTGTCTCTGTCCTTAGAGTGTACAtcccaagtttttaaaaatgtttagcacCATGTCATTATACTTACACTTTCTCATTATTCTCTGACACCTCTTTTAGATTGATTCCCTGATCGCATGCCTTTTTATGGAGGATTGGTTTAGATCTACATCTAAACTTGGGCCAATATATTGAATttgttctttgtctcttttaatcTAAACAATCCCCCCTGATACCACCTTTTCAAATACGGATTTATCAGAGAAACCAAGTCATTTTTGCCTGTGGGACATTCCACGAGCTGTATTTGAGTAATTGCTTTCTTGAGAGgtaatttactttgtttttcctaTAATCTGCTATCTAGATCTAGGTTAATACAACAAGAATTTGTCCAAATCCATTTAGGAAGTAAGTGACAGACTCAGAATTGAGCCCAAACGGTCCCTACTCCAGCGTTAGGCCTCTTAACCTATTGTA contains:
- the CKS2 gene encoding cyclin-dependent kinases regulatory subunit 2, giving the protein MAHKQIYYSDKYFDEHYEYRHVMLPRELSKQVPKTHLMSEEEWRRLGVQQSLGWVHYMIHEPEPHILLFRRPLPKDQQK